From one Novosphingobium sp. genomic stretch:
- a CDS encoding S24 family peptidase produces the protein MHDADPRSRLVTLAAERGTSLAALSALIGRNPTYLQQFVRKGSPRKLEEGDRRTLARFFGISEKELGGMEDKSSASGGKREASVWIDVPRLALDASAGPGALAGREQAFGHMRYRRQWLRGQGLDPAWLSTIAVSGDSMEPLLHDGDEILVDQRPNGWRDGVHVLRLGDTLLVKKLSFERPGHLRIISENRLYAPYELPLDEVAIVGRVVWKSGRV, from the coding sequence ATGCATGATGCCGATCCTCGCAGCCGTCTGGTCACACTGGCCGCAGAGCGCGGCACCAGCCTTGCCGCCCTGTCCGCGCTGATTGGCCGAAATCCGACCTATCTCCAGCAGTTTGTCCGCAAGGGCAGCCCGCGCAAGCTGGAGGAAGGCGACCGCAGGACACTGGCCCGCTTCTTCGGCATTTCCGAGAAGGAGCTGGGCGGCATGGAGGATAAATCCTCTGCTTCCGGCGGCAAGCGTGAAGCCTCGGTCTGGATCGATGTGCCGCGCCTTGCGCTCGATGCTTCCGCCGGGCCGGGGGCTCTGGCCGGGCGGGAGCAGGCCTTTGGGCATATGCGTTACAGGCGCCAGTGGTTGCGCGGGCAGGGGCTCGATCCGGCCTGGCTCTCGACCATCGCCGTCTCGGGTGATTCGATGGAGCCGCTGCTGCATGATGGCGATGAAATTCTTGTCGATCAGCGCCCGAACGGCTGGCGCGACGGGGTGCATGTGCTGCGGCTGGGCGACACGCTGCTGGTCAAGAAGCTGAGTTTCGAGCGGCCGGGGCATCTGCGTATCATCAGCGAGAACCGGCTCTATGCCCCCTATGAGCTGCCGCTCGACGAGGTGGCGATCGTGGGGCGCGTGGTGTGGAAAAGCGGGCGGGTTTAA
- the cobT gene encoding cobaltochelatase subunit CobT, producing the protein MAEETPLDRFKQALTGTARAMSDVAEVEVNWSADVPAISGTTMRVPMPGRGLPLEAAMQARGVADGYALRIKHHNAALHNRAQPAEATARACFDAIEQVRYEALGANEYDGVRHNLGVALQQRIAGDPITRVERPDQVPLPTALSLILREHLTGEPVPEAAERGVSMVRNWIEKKAGKDFEALAEKLEDQKAFQHLALDMLGHLELTRAELEPNGEDEENPESGDEPDEDDQPGEDSQEMPQPMEAASEPTRGDDEGQDDADGEMSDDADDSDGSEDAEDGMLPTRPNRPWTETPENFDYKSFITQFDEVVAAQDLCDDEELTRLRAYLDAQLKGLQGVVTKLANRLQRRLMAQQNRSWDFDQDEGMLDAARLARVVVAPGQSLSYKIERDVEFKDTVVTLLIDNSGSMRGRPISIAAISADVLARTLERCGVKTEVLGFTTSAWKGGKSREQWLAGGKPAHPGRLNDLRHIVYKKADEPWRRARKNLGLMMREGLLKENIDGEALIWAHNRMLARQEDRRILMVISDGAPVDDSTLSVNAAGYLETHLRKVIEWIEKQSPVQLVAIGIGHDVTRYYRRAVTIMDVEQLGGTMIEQLAGLFEDG; encoded by the coding sequence TTGGCGGAGGAAACACCCCTCGATCGGTTCAAGCAGGCACTCACCGGCACCGCGCGCGCGATGTCGGACGTGGCCGAGGTCGAGGTGAACTGGTCCGCCGATGTGCCCGCCATCTCGGGCACGACGATGCGCGTGCCCATGCCTGGTCGCGGCCTCCCGCTGGAGGCCGCGATGCAGGCGCGCGGCGTGGCCGATGGCTATGCGCTGCGCATCAAACATCACAATGCCGCGCTGCATAACCGCGCCCAGCCGGCCGAGGCGACCGCGCGCGCCTGTTTCGACGCCATCGAGCAGGTGCGTTACGAAGCGCTGGGCGCCAATGAATATGATGGCGTGCGGCACAATCTGGGCGTGGCCCTGCAGCAGCGTATCGCGGGCGATCCGATCACCCGCGTCGAGCGGCCCGATCAGGTGCCGTTGCCGACCGCTCTGTCGCTGATCCTGCGTGAGCATCTGACCGGCGAACCTGTGCCCGAAGCTGCCGAGCGCGGCGTTTCCATGGTGCGCAACTGGATCGAGAAGAAGGCGGGCAAGGATTTCGAGGCGCTGGCCGAGAAGCTGGAGGACCAGAAGGCCTTCCAGCATCTGGCGCTCGACATGCTGGGCCATCTGGAGCTGACCCGCGCCGAGCTGGAACCCAATGGCGAGGACGAGGAAAACCCCGAGTCCGGCGACGAGCCCGATGAGGACGATCAGCCCGGCGAGGATTCGCAGGAGATGCCTCAGCCGATGGAGGCTGCCTCCGAACCCACGCGCGGCGACGATGAGGGGCAGGACGACGCCGATGGCGAAATGTCCGACGATGCCGACGATTCCGATGGCAGCGAGGATGCCGAGGATGGCATGCTGCCCACGCGGCCTAACCGTCCGTGGACGGAAACGCCCGAAAACTTCGACTACAAGAGCTTCATCACCCAGTTCGACGAGGTCGTGGCCGCGCAGGATCTGTGCGACGATGAGGAGCTGACCCGCCTGCGCGCCTATCTCGACGCGCAGTTGAAGGGGTTGCAGGGCGTGGTGACCAAGCTGGCCAACCGCTTGCAGCGCCGCCTGATGGCGCAGCAGAACCGCAGTTGGGACTTCGATCAGGATGAGGGCATGCTGGATGCCGCGCGTCTGGCCCGTGTGGTGGTCGCGCCGGGGCAGTCGCTCAGCTACAAGATCGAGCGGGACGTCGAGTTCAAGGATACGGTTGTCACGCTGCTGATCGACAATTCCGGATCGATGCGCGGGCGGCCGATTTCCATCGCGGCGATTTCGGCGGATGTGCTGGCGCGTACTTTGGAGCGTTGCGGCGTCAAGACCGAGGTGCTGGGCTTCACCACCAGCGCCTGGAAGGGCGGCAAGAGCCGGGAGCAGTGGCTGGCCGGTGGCAAGCCCGCTCATCCCGGTCGTCTCAATGACTTGCGGCACATTGTTTACAAAAAGGCTGATGAGCCCTGGCGCCGGGCGCGCAAGAATCTCGGCCTGATGATGCGCGAAGGCCTGCTCAAGGAAAACATCGACGGTGAGGCGCTGATCTGGGCGCATAACCGCATGCTGGCCCGGCAGGAGGACCGCCGCATCCTGATGGTGATCAGCGACGGCGCGCCGGTGGATGACAGCACGCTCAGCGTCAATGCGGCGGGCTATCTGGAAACCCATCTGCGCAAGGTGATCGAGTGGATCGAGAAGCAGTCGCCGGTGCAACTGGTGGCGATCGGCATCGGCCATGATGTGACGCGCTATTACCGCCGCGCTGTCACCATCATGGATGTCGAGCAGTTGGGCGGCACGATGATCGAGCAGTTGGCGGGGCTCTTCGAAGACGGTTGA
- a CDS encoding F0F1 ATP synthase subunit gamma, with the protein MASLKELKLRINSVKSTQKITKAKQMVAAAKLRKAQAAAEAARPYAQRLAQVMGSLASRITVSENSPRLLAGTGKSQVHLLVVANSDRGLCGAFNSNILKAARAKAQALQAEGKTVLFYLIGRKGRAVVRREFPKAVEAEFDTTSVREPGFAEAEAIANELVALYEAGKFDVAHLFYSKFRSALLQEPTTQQIIPVPAPKVAAETSGAVVEYEPDEEEILAALLPRYLRTQLFGALLENAASEQGASMTAMDNATRNAGDLINKLTVQYNRSRQAAITTELIEIIAGAEAL; encoded by the coding sequence ATGGCCAGTCTTAAAGAACTCAAGCTTCGTATCAACTCGGTCAAGTCGACCCAGAAGATCACCAAGGCGAAGCAAATGGTCGCGGCGGCAAAACTGCGCAAGGCGCAGGCCGCTGCCGAGGCCGCGCGCCCCTATGCCCAGCGTCTGGCGCAGGTGATGGGCTCGCTCGCGAGCCGCATCACCGTCAGCGAGAACAGCCCCAGGCTGCTCGCGGGCACCGGCAAGTCGCAGGTGCATCTGCTGGTCGTGGCCAATTCGGATCGCGGCCTGTGCGGCGCCTTCAACTCGAACATCCTGAAGGCCGCCCGCGCCAAGGCGCAGGCCCTTCAGGCCGAGGGCAAGACCGTGCTGTTCTACCTCATCGGCCGCAAGGGCCGTGCGGTGGTGCGCCGGGAATTCCCCAAGGCGGTTGAGGCCGAATTCGACACCACCTCGGTGCGCGAACCCGGCTTTGCCGAAGCCGAGGCGATCGCCAACGAACTCGTCGCTCTGTATGAGGCAGGCAAGTTCGACGTGGCGCATCTGTTCTATTCCAAGTTCCGCAGCGCCCTGCTGCAGGAGCCGACGACGCAGCAGATCATCCCCGTGCCCGCCCCCAAGGTGGCCGCGGAGACCAGCGGCGCCGTGGTGGAATATGAGCCCGATGAGGAAGAAATCCTCGCCGCGCTGCTGCCGCGCTACCTGCGCACCCAGCTTTTCGGCGCCCTGCTGGAGAACGCTGCCAGCGAACAGGGTGCCTCGATGACCGCCATGGACAATGCCACACGCAATGCCGGCGATCTCATCAACAAGCTGACCGTTCAGTACAACCGCAGCCGTCAGGCCGCGATCACCACTGAGCTTATCGAAATCATCGCGGGCGCCGAAGCGCTCTGA
- a CDS encoding type II CAAX endopeptidase family protein encodes MTSFDVVSLPQPRWRRILLHPGSLLVIGFIWLALAEVVSMVLSEKLLGRDADHHIHAPVQILVALWLILAWKLYKRWVERSADTELPWAGAGREWAAGLAFGMLLFSAMTGMVALLGGLTVTGVGGVGDLAAMVAMAAISGVGEELLFRGVILRQLEKMVGTWGGLALTSAFFGLAHLGNEGATWFAALAIALEAGLLLGAAYLLTRRLWLAMGIHSGWNFTQGWIFSVPVSGGKAPEGLLLTARHGPEWLTGGAFGLEASAVAMVVATLAGVMLMRRVIRAGGIVPAPWTLKRRQTKE; translated from the coding sequence ATGACCAGTTTCGATGTTGTCTCCCTTCCGCAGCCGCGCTGGCGGCGGATCCTGCTTCACCCCGGCAGCCTGCTGGTGATCGGCTTCATCTGGCTGGCGCTGGCCGAGGTGGTCTCGATGGTCCTGTCCGAAAAGCTGCTGGGGCGCGACGCGGACCACCATATCCATGCCCCGGTGCAGATCCTGGTCGCCTTGTGGCTGATCCTGGCGTGGAAGCTCTACAAGCGCTGGGTAGAGCGCTCGGCGGATACCGAGTTGCCATGGGCCGGGGCAGGGCGGGAATGGGCGGCGGGGCTGGCCTTCGGCATGCTGCTGTTCAGCGCGATGACCGGCATGGTGGCGCTGCTGGGCGGCCTCACCGTAACAGGCGTGGGCGGCGTCGGCGATCTGGCCGCGATGGTGGCTATGGCCGCGATCTCGGGCGTGGGCGAGGAATTGCTCTTTCGCGGCGTGATCCTGCGCCAGCTTGAGAAGATGGTGGGCACATGGGGTGGTCTGGCGCTGACCTCGGCCTTTTTTGGCCTCGCGCATCTGGGCAATGAGGGGGCGACGTGGTTTGCGGCCCTCGCCATCGCGCTGGAGGCCGGATTGCTGCTGGGCGCGGCCTATCTGCTGACGCGGCGGCTGTGGCTGGCGATGGGCATCCACAGCGGCTGGAATTTCACGCAAGGGTGGATTTTCAGCGTGCCGGTCTCGGGCGGCAAGGCGCCGGAGGGCCTGCTGCTCACCGCCCGCCATGGACCCGAATGGCTGACGGGCGGTGCCTTCGGGCTGGAGGCCAGCGCCGTGGCGATGGTGGTGGCAACCCTGGCGGGCGTGATGCTGATGCGCCGCGTGATCCGTGCCGGGGGCATTGTGCCCGCGCCATGGACCCTGAAGCGTCGTCAGACGAAGGAATAG
- a CDS encoding DUF3828 domain-containing protein, with translation MSTAVFASLLLAAGSPGFAEGGALDAVVSQIYAPYRNGTQRPYWSAPIYTSQTQQLIRDWEQVRGRGSDDVSETDMLCDCQDWDADAFHVDTISRLFTGPGRAVMLLRVWQTKGDHSNVRLSLVKEGSRWAVEDIGDAAAGSSLRSALGRAMSRKARR, from the coding sequence ATGTCCACCGCCGTCTTCGCCAGTCTGCTGCTTGCCGCCGGGTCGCCCGGTTTCGCCGAGGGAGGCGCGCTCGATGCCGTGGTGAGCCAGATCTATGCGCCCTATCGCAACGGCACGCAGCGCCCTTACTGGAGCGCGCCGATCTACACATCCCAGACCCAGCAGCTTATCCGCGACTGGGAGCAGGTGCGCGGGCGCGGCAGCGATGATGTCTCCGAAACGGATATGCTCTGCGATTGTCAGGACTGGGATGCCGATGCATTCCATGTCGACACGATCAGCCGCCTGTTCACCGGGCCGGGGCGGGCGGTGATGCTGCTGCGCGTCTGGCAGACCAAGGGCGATCACAGCAATGTGCGGCTCTCTCTGGTGAAGGAGGGCAGCCGCTGGGCGGTCGAGGATATCGGCGATGCCGCTGCGGGCAGCAGCCTGCGTTCGGCCCTTGGCCGCGCCATGAGCAGGAAGGCGCGGCGCTAG
- the cysS gene encoding cysteine--tRNA ligase, with translation MTDATPLKLFNSLTRQLETFEPVHPGEARVYTCGPTVYNYPHIGNMRAYVFADVLGRVLSFKGYKLSHVINITDVGHLTDDADAGEDKMEKMAAKEAKSIWAIAEHYTQAYWADIKALNIRQPMEWSVATKYVPAMIEFAEKIAHKHCYELESGLYFDVASVADYGRLARAHTEEGEGRIEAVEGKRNAADFAIWRKTPAGETRQMEWDSPWGRGAPGWHLECSVMSGQLLGFPFDIHTGGIDHREIHHPNEIAQNQAFCCSGGLDVPGNSGAKLWMHNNFLVERSGKMSKSSGEFLRLQLLIDKGYHPLAYRLMCLQAQYRSELEFSWEGLGAALTRLKRLVMAVEQLRARLNDEGGSVIEGAEPGPKFAPLREAFAAAVSDDLNTPIALTQLEQVVALKKVDLGQKLAVIAQMDAVLGLNLMALTRAELRLKPKAATITEAEIDDVLAARRQARADKDFAQSDALRETLAARGVEAMDGDPLGWDWKLEA, from the coding sequence ATGACTGACGCCACGCCCCTGAAGCTGTTCAACAGCCTGACCCGCCAGCTCGAAACCTTCGAGCCCGTCCACCCCGGCGAGGCGCGCGTCTATACCTGCGGGCCGACGGTCTACAACTATCCGCATATCGGCAATATGCGCGCCTATGTGTTTGCCGATGTGCTTGGAAGAGTGCTCAGCTTCAAGGGGTACAAGCTCTCGCATGTGATCAACATCACCGATGTGGGGCACCTTACCGACGATGCCGATGCGGGCGAGGACAAGATGGAAAAGATGGCCGCGAAAGAGGCCAAAAGCATCTGGGCCATCGCCGAGCATTACACGCAGGCCTATTGGGCCGACATCAAGGCGCTCAACATCCGCCAGCCGATGGAATGGTCGGTGGCGACGAAATATGTGCCCGCGATGATCGAGTTCGCGGAAAAGATCGCCCACAAGCACTGCTATGAACTGGAAAGCGGCCTCTATTTCGATGTCGCCAGCGTGGCGGACTATGGCCGCCTCGCTCGCGCCCATACCGAAGAGGGCGAGGGCCGCATCGAGGCCGTCGAGGGCAAGCGCAACGCCGCCGATTTCGCCATCTGGCGCAAGACCCCCGCCGGCGAGACGCGCCAGATGGAGTGGGATTCGCCCTGGGGTCGCGGCGCGCCGGGCTGGCATCTGGAATGCTCGGTGATGAGCGGGCAGTTGCTGGGCTTCCCCTTCGACATCCATACCGGCGGCATCGACCACCGCGAAATCCACCACCCCAACGAGATCGCGCAGAATCAGGCTTTCTGCTGCAGCGGCGGGCTCGACGTACCCGGCAATTCAGGCGCCAAGCTGTGGATGCACAACAATTTCCTCGTCGAGCGCAGCGGCAAGATGAGCAAGTCCTCGGGCGAGTTCCTCCGCCTGCAACTGCTGATCGACAAGGGCTATCACCCGCTGGCCTATCGCCTGATGTGCCTGCAGGCGCAGTATCGCAGCGAGCTGGAGTTCAGCTGGGAAGGCCTTGGTGCCGCTCTCACGCGCCTGAAGCGTCTGGTGATGGCTGTTGAGCAATTGCGCGCCCGCCTGAACGATGAGGGCGGCTCCGTGATCGAGGGCGCCGAGCCGGGGCCGAAGTTCGCCCCCTTGCGCGAAGCTTTCGCGGCGGCGGTCAGCGATGATCTGAACACGCCGATCGCGCTGACTCAGCTTGAGCAGGTCGTGGCGCTGAAAAAGGTCGATCTGGGCCAGAAGCTGGCGGTGATCGCGCAGATGGACGCGGTGCTGGGCCTGAATCTGATGGCTCTGACCCGCGCCGAATTGCGCCTGAAACCCAAGGCCGCGACCATCACCGAAGCCGAGATCGACGACGTGCTGGCCGCCCGCCGTCAGGCCCGCGCCGACAAGGATTTCGCCCAGTCCGACGCCCTGCGCGAGACCCTTGCCGCGCGTGGTGTGGAGGCCATGGATGGCGACCCGCTCGGCTGGGACTGGAAGCTGGAGGCGTAA
- a CDS encoding primosomal protein N': MTRIRLLVMNAALPVLDYRAPHGMTVEPGSVVVAPLGPRQILGVVWEPERLPAEEVGDNRLRPILNVLPVPPLPAPLRRLIEWTADYYCASLASVARMALSSSAALQGGRTMTEYRLVEGAEPGRLTTQRKQALERLPGAQGTLRELAEIAGVSEAVLRGLTNNGLMEAVQVDLDRPYPPADPEHDVPTLSDGQQEAADRFIDATRKGRQKEGFTPFLLDGVTGSGKTETYFEAVAEALRLGRQTLVLLPEIALTENFLRRFEARFGVAPILWHSSLKSGERRRAWRAVANGSAQVVVGARSALFLPYAALGLIIVDEAHEISFKQDDGVRYNARDVAVIRARFEQIPVVLASATPALESMQLAEAGVYQKVDLPSRFGGASLPDIQIVDLTQHPPERNHWIAPPLVEKLQDRLDKGEQSLLFLNRRGYAPLTLCRHCGYRFQCSDCSAWLVEHRLSRRLACHHCGHEAPMPTACPECGEGDCLVACGPGVERIADEVAQILPEARVAVVTSDTLNSPEKIGEFVAAAENKMIDVIVGTQLVTKGYHFPDLTLVGVIDADLGLEGGDLRAGERTYQQIAQVAGRAGRAQKPGEVLIQTRSPSAPVIAAIASGDRDAFYAAEAEGRRSAYAPPFGRWAAIIVSSEDEAEARDAARAIGGTRPNLPNVAVLGPAPAPMAQLRGRYRYRLLINAKRSAQVQTVIRQWLGGLKFPPGVRVGVDIDPYSFV, encoded by the coding sequence ATGACCCGCATCCGCCTGCTTGTGATGAACGCCGCCTTGCCAGTGCTGGATTACCGCGCGCCCCACGGCATGACGGTGGAGCCGGGCAGCGTGGTGGTCGCCCCGCTGGGCCCGCGCCAAATCCTGGGCGTGGTGTGGGAGCCCGAACGCCTGCCCGCCGAAGAGGTGGGCGACAACCGCCTGCGCCCGATCCTCAATGTGCTGCCGGTGCCGCCCCTGCCCGCGCCTTTAAGGCGGCTGATCGAATGGACGGCGGATTACTATTGCGCCTCCTTGGCCTCGGTGGCGCGGATGGCTTTGTCCTCCTCGGCGGCCTTGCAGGGCGGGCGCACCATGACCGAATACCGGCTGGTCGAGGGCGCCGAGCCGGGCCGTCTGACCACCCAGCGCAAGCAGGCGCTGGAACGGCTGCCGGGCGCTCAGGGCACTCTCCGCGAGTTGGCCGAGATCGCGGGCGTTTCGGAAGCGGTGCTACGCGGCCTCACCAACAACGGGCTGATGGAGGCGGTGCAGGTCGATCTTGACCGGCCCTATCCTCCCGCCGATCCCGAGCATGATGTGCCCACCCTGTCGGACGGCCAGCAGGAGGCCGCCGACCGCTTTATCGATGCGACGCGCAAGGGCCGCCAGAAGGAGGGCTTCACCCCGTTCCTGCTCGATGGCGTGACCGGCTCGGGCAAGACCGAGACCTATTTCGAGGCCGTCGCCGAAGCACTCCGCCTTGGCCGCCAGACCTTGGTGCTGCTGCCCGAAATCGCGCTGACCGAAAACTTCCTGCGCCGGTTCGAGGCACGTTTCGGGGTGGCGCCGATCCTCTGGCACTCCAGCCTGAAATCGGGCGAGCGGCGGCGGGCCTGGCGCGCGGTGGCCAATGGCAGCGCTCAGGTGGTGGTGGGCGCGCGCTCGGCGCTGTTTCTGCCCTATGCCGCGCTGGGGCTGATCATTGTCGACGAAGCCCATGAGATCAGCTTCAAACAGGACGATGGCGTGCGCTACAACGCCCGCGATGTGGCGGTGATCCGCGCCCGTTTCGAGCAGATCCCGGTGGTGCTGGCCAGCGCCACCCCCGCGCTCGAATCGATGCAACTGGCCGAGGCGGGGGTGTACCAGAAGGTCGATCTGCCCTCGCGCTTCGGGGGCGCCAGCCTGCCCGACATCCAGATCGTCGACCTCACCCAGCATCCGCCCGAGCGCAACCACTGGATCGCCCCGCCGCTGGTCGAAAAGCTGCAGGACCGGCTGGACAAGGGCGAACAGTCGCTGCTGTTCCTCAACCGGCGCGGCTATGCGCCGCTGACCTTGTGCCGCCATTGCGGCTATCGCTTCCAGTGCTCCGATTGCAGCGCATGGCTGGTCGAGCATCGCCTCTCACGCCGCCTCGCCTGCCATCATTGCGGGCATGAGGCGCCCATGCCCACCGCCTGCCCCGAATGCGGCGAGGGCGACTGCCTGGTCGCCTGCGGCCCCGGCGTGGAGCGCATCGCCGATGAAGTCGCACAGATCCTGCCCGAGGCGCGGGTGGCGGTGGTCACCTCCGACACGCTCAACAGCCCGGAAAAGATCGGCGAGTTCGTGGCGGCGGCGGAAAACAAGATGATCGATGTGATCGTCGGCACGCAATTGGTGACCAAGGGCTATCACTTCCCCGATCTGACGCTGGTCGGCGTGATCGACGCCGATCTGGGCCTCGAAGGCGGCGACCTGCGCGCGGGCGAGCGCACCTATCAGCAGATCGCGCAGGTCGCGGGCCGCGCGGGCCGCGCGCAAAAACCCGGCGAGGTGCTGATCCAGACCCGCTCGCCCAGCGCGCCGGTGATCGCCGCCATCGCCTCGGGCGACCGCGACGCCTTCTACGCCGCCGAAGCCGAAGGCCGCCGCTCCGCCTATGCCCCGCCCTTCGGACGCTGGGCCGCGATCATCGTCTCCTCCGAAGACGAGGCCGAGGCGCGCGATGCCGCCCGCGCCATCGGCGGCACGCGGCCCAACCTGCCCAATGTCGCGGTGCTGGGCCCGGCCCCTGCCCCCATGGCGCAGTTGCGCGGGCGCTATCGCTATCGGCTGCTGATCAATGCCAAACGCTCGGCGCAGGTGCAGACGGTGATCCGGCAATGGCTGGGCGGGCTGAAATTTCCGCCCGGCGTGCGGGTGGGCGTGGATATCGACCCCTATTCCTTCGTCTGA
- a CDS encoding ATP synthase F1 subunit epsilon → MALHFELVTPARLVRSESVHMVVVPGTEGEFGVLEGHAPFMSTVRDGVLKVYRSENGTPEDIVVSGGFAEVSASGLTVLAEHVEG, encoded by the coding sequence ATGGCACTGCATTTCGAGCTCGTCACGCCTGCGCGTCTGGTCCGGTCCGAGAGCGTCCACATGGTGGTCGTTCCCGGCACGGAAGGCGAGTTCGGCGTGCTTGAAGGCCACGCGCCCTTCATGTCCACCGTGCGCGACGGCGTGCTGAAGGTGTATCGTTCGGAGAACGGCACGCCGGAAGACATCGTCGTCTCGGGCGGCTTCGCAGAGGTGAGCGCCAGCGGCCTCACCGTGCTGGCGGAGCATGTCGAGGGCTGA
- a CDS encoding thioredoxin family protein translates to MRLALAAIALACTAAPALAAPAPHVAIGSFDQLKQPLPLPYDENADAKADVAKATAKAKKEHKLLLLDFGGNWCPDCRVLAGTIELPEVKAFVEKHYVEVTIDVGRYTKNLDIWASYGQPPRPKGVPAALIIDPKTRKVLNPGHETALSDARHMSPQALADWLASWTK, encoded by the coding sequence ATGCGCCTTGCTCTTGCTGCCATTGCCCTTGCCTGCACCGCCGCCCCCGCTCTGGCCGCCCCGGCGCCGCATGTCGCCATCGGCAGCTTCGACCAGCTTAAACAGCCGCTGCCCCTGCCCTATGACGAGAACGCCGATGCCAAGGCCGATGTCGCCAAGGCCACGGCCAAGGCGAAAAAGGAGCACAAGCTGCTGCTGCTCGATTTCGGCGGCAACTGGTGCCCGGACTGCCGCGTGCTGGCCGGCACCATCGAGCTGCCCGAGGTGAAGGCCTTCGTGGAGAAGCACTATGTCGAGGTGACCATCGATGTGGGCCGCTACACCAAGAATCTCGACATCTGGGCCAGTTATGGCCAACCGCCACGCCCCAAGGGCGTGCCCGCCGCACTGATCATCGATCCCAAGACCCGCAAGGTGCTGAACCCCGGCCATGAAACGGCCCTGTCCGACGCGCGCCATATGAGCCCGCAGGCGCTGGCCGACTGGCTGGCAAGCTGGACGAAGTAA
- the fsa gene encoding fructose-6-phosphate aldolase has product MKFFVDTAETKDIAELAATGLLDGVTTNPSLIAKSGRDFIEVTKEICGLVDGPVSAEVVSLDHESMMREAEVLRKIADNVCIKVPLTFDGLKTCKKLTGDGTMVNVTLCFSANQALLAAKAGATFVSPFIGRHDDNGFDGLDLIRDMRLIYDNYDYQTEILAASIRHGVHVLECARIGADVMTAPPAVIKGLVKHVLTDKGLEGFLADWAKTGQKI; this is encoded by the coding sequence ATGAAATTCTTCGTCGACACCGCCGAAACCAAGGACATCGCCGAACTGGCCGCCACCGGCCTGCTCGATGGCGTGACCACCAACCCCTCGTTGATCGCCAAGTCGGGCCGTGACTTCATCGAAGTCACCAAGGAAATCTGCGGCCTGGTCGATGGCCCTGTTTCCGCCGAGGTGGTCAGCCTCGACCACGAGAGCATGATGCGTGAGGCCGAAGTGCTGCGCAAGATCGCCGACAACGTCTGCATCAAGGTGCCGCTGACCTTCGACGGCCTCAAGACCTGCAAGAAGCTGACCGGCGACGGCACGATGGTCAATGTGACGTTGTGCTTCTCGGCCAATCAGGCTCTGCTGGCCGCCAAGGCCGGCGCGACCTTCGTCTCGCCCTTCATCGGTCGCCATGACGACAATGGCTTCGACGGTCTCGATCTGATCCGCGACATGCGCCTGATCTATGACAACTATGACTATCAGACCGAGATCCTGGCCGCCTCGATCCGCCATGGCGTCCATGTTCTGGAATGCGCCCGCATCGGCGCCGATGTGATGACCGCGCCGCCCGCCGTCATCAAGGGTCTGGTCAAGCATGTGTTGACAGACAAGGGTCTGGAAGGCTTTTTGGCCGACTGGGCCAAGACCGGCCAGAAGATCTGA
- a CDS encoding F0F1 ATP synthase subunit delta gives MENSAGITASLQGRYASALFDLANETGVVSPVEADLEKLGAALAASDDLSNLIRNPLVSRDAAGKALNSVAGVLELGEVTTKFLGVLAANGRLSALPQVIAAYGSIAAAARGEVTAQVTSAHPLTDDQIAALSAKLAAREGKTVKIKADVDPELLGGLVVRIGSQQIDSSIRTRLNSLAQAMKG, from the coding sequence GTGGAGAATTCCGCCGGCATCACCGCCAGCCTGCAAGGCCGCTACGCCTCGGCATTGTTCGATCTGGCCAATGAAACGGGCGTTGTGTCGCCTGTCGAGGCCGATCTTGAGAAACTGGGTGCGGCCCTTGCCGCGTCCGACGATCTGTCCAACCTGATTCGCAACCCGCTGGTCAGCCGCGACGCCGCCGGCAAGGCGCTGAACAGCGTGGCGGGCGTGCTGGAACTGGGTGAGGTTACCACCAAGTTCCTGGGCGTGCTGGCCGCCAATGGCCGCCTCTCGGCGCTGCCTCAGGTGATCGCCGCATACGGTTCGATCGCCGCCGCCGCGCGCGGCGAGGTCACCGCTCAGGTCACCAGCGCTCACCCGCTGACCGACGATCAGATCGCCGCGCTGTCGGCCAAGCTGGCCGCCCGCGAAGGCAAGACCGTCAAGATCAAGGCCGATGTCGATCCGGAGCTGCTTGGCGGCCTGGTCGTGCGCATCGGCAGCCAGCAGATCGACAGCTCGATCCGCACCCGTCTCAATTCCCTCGCTCAGGCGATGAAGGGCTAA